The nucleotide window TCTTCCTGCCGCCCGTCGCTCACTCCCCCTTGCGCTTCGCCCGCCGCCGGCGCCGCTCCAGTTGCCCTGGCGACAGGGCGATGCTGCGCTCGGCCAGGGTTTCGGTGTGGCCCATGCGGTAGAGCACCAGCTCGCTCCACAGCCGCACCGCGGGCACGGCGCAAAACAGCACCGAGCCGGCGATGTACAGCCATGACGAGAGCTGCTGCGGATCGCGCGCCGTCAGCGCCACCGAGCCGCCCAGAAAGCACAGCGCGGCCAGGAACTGCACGGCGCTGCGCAGCAGCTCAAAGCGCGCGAAGGTGCCCTGCGCCGCCTGCGAGCGCGTGCGGTTGTCGTTGGAAAACAGCTCGCCCAGCTTCACGGGCCGGACGGCTCCCACTCCGCCAGCACGCGCAGCAGCGACCGGTTCACATGCTCCAGCGACATCTCGTGCGTCTCGCACAGCTGCCGCACGGCGTGGGCGTCGGCCTGTTCCAGGGCGCAGGCCAGCTCCAGGCTGGGCGCGTACGGGCCGGTGCGCAGCACGGCGGCGTCGTACACGCGCGAAGACAGCGGCACGCGGCGCAGGATGGCGCCCAGCGGCTCGCGCAGCAGCTCGTCCATCTGCGACAGCAGGCCGCTCAGGTAGATCTCGCGGCGCAGCTCCTTGCCGTCGCCGGGGTCCAGCAGGTGCTCGGTCAGGCGCGCGCGCAGCACCATGGACGCGCGGATCGGGTGCAGATCAGGCTCGCTGCTCGCGTGCGGCAGCTGCTCGCCCAGCCAGCGCGACAGGCTGCCATAGCCCATGACCAAGAGGCCCCGGCGCAGCGAATCGACGCCGGTGCGCAGGCCCAGGGCGGCCGAGTTGATGTGCGTGATGAAGCGGTAGGCCAGCAGCGGGTCCTCGCCCAGGATGTCCTCGAAGCGGTCGATGGACTGCTCTTGGTCGATGGCCTTGAGGAGCTTTTGCACCACCTCGCGCGCGGGACGCGCGCCCTGGTGGCGCAGGCTGTGCAGCACGTCCTCCATGGGCCAGCCGGCCACCGCCAGCGCGCCGCTGTCGTCCAGGCAATGGATCAGCAGCGCGCGGCTGGCCACGCCGTCGTACATCTGGCCGCGGATGACGGGGTTGCGCCGGCGCTCCTGCGCCGCCCCGGCAGCGCCGCGCGCCGACTGCAGCGCCTGCACGGCGTCGCCGGGGGACAGCTGCAGCAGGCTGTTGTCGAACAGGC belongs to Melaminivora suipulveris and includes:
- a CDS encoding HDOD domain-containing protein, with the protein product MVQSVLGSLVMGYRPLWNAARRLAGVQLYLQGEGAVRVDAAHLLRTLQELWTASSPPLLLSPRSPQLLAELLEHAPRGTPWIAVPGQWLAEPSLRAQAQAAHARGLRLVWQGELDHLPDTDTARLFDNSLLQLSPGDAVQALQSARGAAGAAQERRRNPVIRGQMYDGVASRALLIHCLDDSGALAVAGWPMEDVLHSLRHQGARPAREVVQKLLKAIDQEQSIDRFEDILGEDPLLAYRFITHINSAALGLRTGVDSLRRGLLVMGYGSLSRWLGEQLPHASSEPDLHPIRASMVLRARLTEHLLDPGDGKELRREIYLSGLLSQMDELLREPLGAILRRVPLSSRVYDAAVLRTGPYAPSLELACALEQADAHAVRQLCETHEMSLEHVNRSLLRVLAEWEPSGP
- a CDS encoding YrhK family protein, translated to MKLGELFSNDNRTRSQAAQGTFARFELLRSAVQFLAALCFLGGSVALTARDPQQLSSWLYIAGSVLFCAVPAVRLWSELVLYRMGHTETLAERSIALSPGQLERRRRRAKRKGE